One window from the genome of Cryobacterium sp. GrIS_2_6 encodes:
- a CDS encoding GNAT family N-acetyltransferase, with protein MVHRWISEQSYWAPGRSRSRQDAAIDGSRNFGLYDTASGRQVAYARMVTDGVTFAWLCDVFVDPELRDQGLGEMLIAGIVEDCRPLGLRRIALATADAHGLYAKFGFTRVVAPETWMERPDQPHS; from the coding sequence ATGGTCCACCGCTGGATCAGCGAGCAGTCATACTGGGCCCCTGGGCGCTCCCGTTCACGACAGGACGCGGCGATCGACGGCTCTCGCAACTTCGGCCTCTATGACACCGCATCGGGCCGGCAGGTCGCGTACGCCCGAATGGTCACCGACGGAGTGACCTTTGCCTGGCTGTGCGACGTATTCGTCGACCCAGAGCTTCGCGACCAGGGCCTCGGGGAGATGCTCATCGCAGGCATCGTCGAAGACTGCCGACCCCTCGGACTGCGCCGCATCGCTCTCGCGACCGCTGACGCTCACGGCCTGTACGCCAAATTCGGGTTCACCCGCGTGGTGGCACCTGAGACCTGGATGGAACGTCCCGACCAGCCACACTCCTGA
- a CDS encoding helix-turn-helix transcriptional regulator: MSAAILARSARAASGLSQSELAARSGIAGSSLSLIENGKREPTVATLEALLLATRHTVVTLPTVRSDAARIASEIAAALAASDEPLAFRWFAQLADNLAAERGATRVGLTLTEPLPTGSGHWDTAIAALCEYRLNADALPIPDWIVARTGTAGSPWSPSTSDYDIPADVDRVPREFRDRGILIEAATLESV, encoded by the coding sequence ATGAGTGCAGCAATCCTGGCTCGTTCCGCCCGTGCGGCGAGCGGCCTCAGTCAGAGTGAGCTGGCCGCTCGATCCGGGATCGCCGGCTCGTCGCTGTCGCTGATCGAGAACGGCAAGCGGGAGCCCACGGTTGCGACGCTCGAGGCGCTCCTCCTCGCGACGCGGCACACCGTGGTCACGCTGCCGACCGTGCGCAGCGACGCCGCCCGGATCGCCTCGGAGATCGCTGCCGCGCTCGCCGCATCCGACGAGCCCCTGGCCTTCCGGTGGTTTGCGCAACTCGCCGACAACCTTGCCGCCGAGCGTGGCGCGACACGGGTCGGCCTGACACTCACGGAGCCGCTCCCGACCGGTTCCGGGCACTGGGACACTGCCATCGCCGCGCTCTGCGAGTACCGACTCAACGCGGATGCGCTGCCGATCCCGGACTGGATCGTCGCGAGAACCGGGACCGCGGGCAGCCCGTGGTCGCCTTCGACCAGCGACTACGACATTCCCGCAGATGTGGACCGGGTGCCTCGCGAGTTCCGTGACCGCGGCATCCTGATTGAGGCCGCCACGCTGGAGAGCGTCTGA
- a CDS encoding Arm DNA-binding domain-containing protein — MTSYETARGKRNRVRYRTPDRHQTDKRGFRTKREAEDFLASVEVSKMRGEWVDPSRSRVNVGEWAEAWYSAQLQIKPTTRAGYRLYLDKHVLPKWGTVPLRSVQHADVQR, encoded by the coding sequence GTGACGTCTTACGAAACGGCGAGGGGCAAGCGCAACCGGGTTCGGTACCGCACGCCCGATCGGCACCAAACGGACAAGCGCGGATTTCGCACCAAGCGGGAGGCCGAAGACTTCCTGGCCTCCGTCGAGGTCTCGAAGATGCGCGGTGAGTGGGTCGATCCGTCAAGGTCGCGAGTCAACGTCGGTGAGTGGGCCGAGGCCTGGTACTCGGCGCAGCTGCAGATCAAGCCGACCACGCGGGCCGGGTACCGCCTGTACCTGGACAAGCACGTGCTGCCGAAATGGGGGACCGTGCCACTCCGAAGCGTGCAGCACGCCGATGTACAGCGCTGA
- a CDS encoding GNAT family N-acetyltransferase: MGIRIRAASARQSPAFRTGSAADTAECVALWVRACAARDGVTVAEVAERAQPKFDHAESWIVAEEPGAGIRGFVLATTPKRGLPTDPPDAAVVSLLAVAPDAQGCGLGRALLVNVADELQRHGHKHAVLHVLTDNHPAVDLYRHEGWRPLGEPFQHSLLKRPTQTYVLDLDSREEATLYTRE, from the coding sequence ATGGGTATCCGGATTCGAGCGGCGAGTGCCCGCCAGTCTCCCGCGTTCCGCACCGGCAGTGCAGCTGACACCGCTGAGTGCGTCGCGCTGTGGGTCCGGGCCTGCGCCGCGCGCGATGGGGTGACCGTCGCGGAAGTGGCCGAACGCGCTCAACCGAAGTTCGACCACGCCGAGAGTTGGATCGTGGCCGAGGAGCCCGGTGCTGGAATCCGGGGTTTCGTTCTCGCAACAACACCGAAGAGGGGGCTACCGACCGATCCACCCGACGCTGCGGTGGTGAGCCTGCTCGCCGTTGCACCAGACGCGCAGGGATGTGGGCTCGGGAGAGCGCTTCTGGTCAATGTTGCCGATGAACTCCAGCGCCACGGTCACAAGCACGCTGTACTGCACGTCCTCACGGACAACCACCCTGCTGTCGATCTCTATCGGCATGAGGGATGGCGGCCGTTGGGAGAGCCGTTCCAGCACTCACTGCTGAAGAGGCCGACGCAGACCTATGTGCTCGACCTGGATTCACGCGAAGAGGCCACTTTGTACACGCGAGAATGA
- the hpt gene encoding hypoxanthine phosphoribosyltransferase produces MEPRDIDGDLTEILIEEEQIHGRLAELCRRIEADYAGKDLLLVGVLKGAVMVMADLARELKHPIAMDWMAVSSYGSGTQSSGVVRILKDLDTDLHGRNVLIVEDIIDSGLTLSWLIANLKSRQPESVEICALLRKPDAARVDIDVKYLGFDIPNQFVVGYGLDYAEKYRNLRSVAVLAPHIYS; encoded by the coding sequence ATGGAACCCCGCGACATTGATGGCGACCTCACCGAAATCCTGATCGAAGAAGAGCAGATCCACGGCCGCCTCGCCGAACTCTGCCGCCGGATCGAAGCCGACTACGCGGGCAAGGATCTCCTGCTCGTCGGTGTCCTCAAGGGCGCAGTGATGGTGATGGCCGACCTGGCCCGCGAACTCAAGCACCCGATCGCGATGGACTGGATGGCGGTGAGCTCCTACGGCTCCGGAACCCAGTCGAGCGGCGTCGTCCGGATCCTCAAGGACCTCGACACCGACCTGCATGGCCGCAACGTGCTCATCGTCGAGGACATCATCGACTCCGGCCTGACCCTTTCCTGGCTGATCGCGAACCTCAAGTCCCGCCAGCCGGAATCCGTCGAGATCTGCGCGCTGCTCCGCAAGCCCGACGCCGCCCGCGTCGACATCGACGTCAAGTACCTCGGCTTCGACATCCCGAACCAGTTCGTCGTCGGTTACGGCCTCGACTACGCCGAGAAGTACCGCAACCTGCGTTCGGTTGCCGTGCTCGCCCCGCACATCTACTCCTGA
- a CDS encoding excisionase family DNA-binding protein, with amino-acid sequence MSLTREKRQPRTYLPSEIDSHAIDEFIRQIQNIHGRKATLTSADGAQVIELPEPLFDVLRQVADALSNGKGVTVAPQESKLTTQSAADFLGMSRPTLVKLLESGEVPFELVGRHRRVTLRDLVEYKDKFRVERRAVLRKMAREGQEAGILDLTAADMPGRS; translated from the coding sequence ATGAGTCTCACGCGCGAGAAACGCCAACCGCGAACCTACCTACCCAGCGAAATAGATTCCCATGCCATCGACGAATTTATTAGGCAGATCCAGAACATCCACGGCAGGAAAGCAACGCTCACGTCGGCCGACGGCGCACAGGTCATCGAGTTGCCTGAGCCTCTCTTTGATGTGCTGCGACAGGTTGCGGATGCGTTGAGCAACGGTAAGGGTGTCACGGTCGCTCCCCAGGAATCCAAGCTCACGACTCAGTCTGCCGCCGACTTTCTCGGCATGTCGCGCCCAACGCTCGTGAAGCTCTTGGAGTCCGGGGAAGTTCCATTCGAGCTCGTTGGGCGGCACCGCAGAGTTACACTTCGGGACCTGGTGGAGTACAAGGACAAATTCAGGGTCGAGCGCCGTGCTGTTCTGCGCAAGATGGCCCGGGAGGGTCAAGAGGCGGGCATCCTGGATTTGACGGCCGCGGATATGCCGGGACGAAGCTAG
- a CDS encoding peptidoglycan DD-metalloendopeptidase family protein — protein MRKAVTSDRGASEQSGPPRPADGRRVHGHRGLLRGTAATALATALALIVTLVIPAGGAQAVDYPSWQDVQNAKSNTAAASAKVTEIQNLISNLQTQVAQTQAESEKRGAELQVAQNNYDDATRRASDLQTQADASKATADAATKQAGQLAAQLYRTGGTDLTVNLLLDGEASGTGADALLAKLGSMSKMVERSTGVYEEAQAATNSAQALGDQAKIAQTERETLNVAAQAALVAAQAAAEAAATALAESQSKSVELAAQLAFMQDAQASTTAGYEAGVAERARLAAIEAARVAAEAAAAAAAHRASSGSSGGGSAGAGLGGGYISSQGWAVPASGRITDGYGPRASLCSSGGACSGGFHYGTDLGASCGSPIYAAHDGTVEYAGPLGTYGNFVLISNGGGVETGYAHIRSGGTFVSVGQSVSVGQNIASVGMTGAATGCHLHFEVRTGGNKIDAVPFMASRGAPLG, from the coding sequence ATGCGCAAGGCAGTGACGAGTGACCGCGGGGCCAGCGAACAGTCGGGTCCACCCCGGCCGGCCGACGGACGCCGCGTTCACGGTCATCGGGGCCTGCTCAGAGGCACCGCCGCAACCGCCCTCGCCACGGCCCTCGCCCTCATCGTGACGCTCGTGATTCCCGCCGGCGGCGCCCAGGCGGTCGACTACCCGAGCTGGCAGGACGTGCAGAACGCCAAGTCGAACACGGCCGCCGCGTCCGCCAAGGTCACCGAAATCCAGAATCTGATCTCGAATCTTCAGACCCAGGTCGCCCAGACCCAGGCCGAATCCGAGAAGCGCGGCGCCGAGCTTCAGGTCGCCCAGAACAACTACGACGACGCCACCCGCCGCGCCTCCGATCTGCAGACCCAGGCCGACGCGAGCAAGGCGACTGCGGATGCTGCGACGAAGCAGGCCGGTCAGCTCGCGGCACAGCTCTACCGCACCGGAGGCACCGACCTCACCGTCAATCTCCTCCTCGACGGCGAGGCGAGCGGTACGGGCGCCGACGCCCTGCTCGCCAAACTCGGCAGCATGAGCAAAATGGTCGAACGCAGCACGGGCGTCTACGAAGAGGCCCAGGCCGCCACGAACTCCGCGCAAGCCCTCGGTGACCAGGCCAAGATCGCCCAGACCGAACGCGAGACCCTCAACGTCGCAGCGCAGGCCGCGCTGGTCGCCGCGCAGGCCGCGGCCGAGGCCGCCGCGACCGCCCTCGCCGAATCACAGTCGAAGAGCGTCGAACTCGCCGCCCAGCTCGCCTTCATGCAGGACGCCCAGGCCTCCACGACTGCCGGCTATGAGGCCGGCGTGGCCGAGCGGGCGCGCCTCGCCGCGATCGAGGCTGCCCGGGTCGCCGCTGAGGCCGCCGCCGCAGCGGCCGCCCACCGGGCCAGTTCGGGGAGCAGTGGCGGCGGCAGCGCCGGTGCAGGACTCGGCGGAGGTTACATCAGCTCTCAGGGCTGGGCCGTCCCGGCCAGCGGGCGCATCACCGACGGCTACGGCCCACGGGCGTCCCTCTGCAGCAGCGGCGGGGCGTGCAGTGGTGGCTTCCATTACGGTACCGACCTCGGCGCCAGCTGCGGCTCGCCGATCTACGCGGCCCACGACGGCACCGTCGAATACGCGGGCCCGCTCGGCACCTACGGTAATTTCGTCCTGATCAGCAACGGCGGCGGTGTCGAAACCGGTTACGCACACATCCGCTCCGGCGGCACCTTCGTTTCCGTGGGCCAGAGTGTCTCGGTTGGCCAGAACATCGCGAGTGTCGGCATGACCGGCGCGGCGACAGGCTGCCACCTGCACTTCGAGGTCCGTACGGGCGGCAACAAGATCGACGCCGTCCCGTTCATGGCAAGCAGGGGAGCACCACTTGGCTAG
- a CDS encoding NlpC/P60 family protein, whose protein sequence is MASDGTSFTKRKPVRLFAAAVAIGAVSASVGIIAPAAYGDQGYPSWDDVQNAKANEATKQAEIEKITALLTGLQTAADAASKASQIAAEAYRVSKDELDAATLRETSLTEQAATASKKADTSKMRAGLIAAHLAKTGAQDLSLNLFLNGSSADDLLEQLGTASKLSEQSETIYREAVQDKNSAASLGGQAAAATVERTRLTGESMTKFDAASGAAQAAEAALEAEQQKSNDLYGQLALLKDTTADTERSYQAGVDAAAAAAALAAAQSAAAARAAADQAASVARAAAASAAAAAQAQAPAAAPAASGGSSSGSVSSGSGSSGSGSSGSGSSSGGGAATAPAPNASAVQTAIAFARAQIGDRYLLGGSGPDAWDCSGLTKAAYAAAGVYIGTHSATNQYNTMASQGRLVSFSNVQVGDLVFWGSGGDYYHVAIYVGGGQVLEAPDYGKPVRIHSIWSPGDVASYVGRPTG, encoded by the coding sequence TTGGCTAGCGACGGCACGTCCTTCACAAAACGGAAGCCCGTGCGCCTCTTCGCCGCGGCCGTCGCGATCGGCGCGGTCTCGGCATCCGTCGGCATCATCGCTCCCGCCGCCTACGGTGACCAGGGTTACCCCAGCTGGGACGACGTACAGAACGCGAAAGCCAATGAGGCGACGAAGCAGGCCGAGATCGAGAAGATCACGGCGCTGCTGACCGGCCTGCAAACGGCGGCGGATGCTGCGTCCAAGGCCTCGCAGATCGCCGCGGAGGCGTACCGGGTCTCCAAGGACGAGCTCGACGCCGCCACCCTGCGTGAGACGAGCCTGACCGAACAGGCCGCGACCGCGTCGAAGAAGGCGGACACCTCGAAGATGCGGGCCGGCCTGATCGCCGCGCACCTGGCAAAAACCGGCGCGCAGGACCTCTCGCTCAACCTGTTCCTCAACGGCAGCAGCGCCGACGACCTCCTCGAGCAGCTCGGAACCGCGAGCAAGCTCAGCGAGCAGTCCGAGACGATCTACCGGGAGGCCGTCCAGGACAAGAACTCGGCAGCGTCCCTCGGCGGGCAGGCCGCCGCGGCGACCGTGGAGCGCACCCGGCTCACGGGCGAGTCCATGACGAAGTTCGATGCGGCAAGTGGCGCGGCCCAGGCCGCGGAAGCCGCGCTCGAGGCCGAGCAGCAGAAGTCGAACGATCTGTACGGGCAGCTCGCCCTCCTCAAGGACACCACGGCAGACACCGAGCGTTCCTACCAGGCCGGTGTGGATGCCGCGGCTGCGGCGGCCGCGCTCGCTGCGGCTCAGTCCGCGGCAGCGGCCAGGGCTGCCGCAGACCAGGCGGCGTCGGTCGCGCGGGCCGCAGCCGCGTCTGCTGCGGCGGCGGCCCAAGCTCAGGCTCCGGCCGCGGCTCCGGCCGCGAGCGGCGGCAGTAGCTCGGGCTCGGTCAGCTCGGGATCCGGCAGCTCCGGCTCCGGGAGCTCGGGCTCCGGCTCGTCCTCGGGCGGCGGCGCGGCGACCGCGCCCGCTCCGAACGCGAGCGCTGTGCAGACCGCAATCGCCTTCGCCCGCGCTCAGATTGGCGACCGCTACCTCCTCGGCGGCTCGGGCCCCGATGCCTGGGACTGCTCCGGCCTGACCAAGGCCGCCTATGCCGCGGCCGGGGTCTACATCGGCACCCATTCCGCCACGAACCAGTACAACACCATGGCCAGCCAGGGCCGACTCGTCTCCTTCAGCAACGTGCAGGTCGGGGACCTCGTCTTCTGGGGCAGCGGCGGCGACTATTACCACGTGGCCATCTATGTCGGCGGCGGCCAGGTGCTCGAGGCCCCCGACTACGGCAAGCCCGTGCGCATCCACTCAATCTGGTCGCCCGGCGACGTCGCGTCCTACGTGGGCCGCCCCACCGGCTGA
- a CDS encoding PIN domain-containing protein, producing MSFPAFLDTCTLFGAALSDLLLELAERGAYRPLWSARVLKELERNLTDKRIGAQAARNRIAAMQYAFPDAEVTGYGDLIDGLRNDPKDRHVLAAAIRANAEVIVTFNLRDFPDDALVGYDLEVIHPDEFLLDQLDLYPSLTLLAVDEIAAAYENPAMTTEEYLERLRAAGTPMFADAVLDRI from the coding sequence ATGTCCTTCCCCGCCTTTCTCGACACGTGCACCTTGTTCGGAGCGGCCCTCAGTGATCTGCTCTTGGAGCTGGCTGAGCGAGGTGCCTACAGGCCGCTTTGGTCGGCACGCGTGTTGAAAGAACTGGAAAGGAACTTGACTGACAAGCGCATTGGCGCTCAGGCAGCTCGGAACCGGATTGCGGCAATGCAATACGCATTTCCCGATGCTGAAGTGACCGGATATGGCGACCTGATTGACGGCTTGCGAAATGACCCGAAGGACCGGCACGTGCTCGCAGCCGCAATCCGCGCCAATGCGGAGGTCATTGTGACGTTCAATCTGAGGGATTTCCCGGACGACGCTCTGGTCGGATACGACCTCGAAGTAATCCACCCCGATGAGTTCCTGTTGGACCAGCTTGACCTGTACCCGTCGCTCACGCTGCTCGCTGTAGACGAGATTGCGGCGGCATATGAAAACCCGGCGATGACAACCGAGGAGTACCTGGAACGTCTGCGCGCGGCAGGAACTCCGATGTTCGCGGATGCCGTTCTGGACCGCATCTAA
- a CDS encoding nuclease-related domain-containing protein: protein MALYERETKTVACLTCAQDSAVAAASVAGPTERSTIDTDAVTSPEPAPEELEVFGGTAGASAQREHDRRKDKRETRIRENHPHLGGLILALSDEPQSTRAWAVGAQGEVALGQRLDKLSGSGVHVLHDRRIPPTRANIDHIAVCPSGVSVIDAKKYQGRPRLQVEGGLIRRRTESLMVGSRNQDGLVAGVLKQVARVSAALADAGMDGVPVQGMLCFVGADWPLLGGDFVIDGVQVLWPKKAVEHLQKTGPLNEPVALQIHRALASAFPPA, encoded by the coding sequence ATGGCACTCTACGAGCGCGAGACCAAGACGGTCGCCTGCTTGACCTGCGCTCAGGATTCAGCGGTGGCCGCCGCATCGGTCGCCGGCCCGACTGAACGCAGCACTATCGACACGGACGCGGTCACAAGCCCGGAGCCAGCACCCGAGGAGCTCGAGGTGTTTGGGGGTACGGCCGGCGCATCGGCCCAGCGAGAGCACGACCGCCGCAAAGACAAGCGTGAGACAAGGATCCGTGAGAACCACCCGCATCTCGGTGGGCTCATCCTGGCGCTGAGCGACGAGCCGCAGAGCACCCGGGCGTGGGCCGTCGGGGCGCAGGGCGAGGTGGCGCTAGGCCAGCGGCTCGACAAACTCAGCGGGAGTGGCGTCCACGTCCTGCACGACCGTCGCATTCCTCCGACGCGAGCCAATATCGATCACATTGCGGTCTGCCCCTCGGGGGTCTCCGTCATCGACGCGAAGAAGTACCAAGGTCGCCCCCGGCTGCAGGTCGAAGGAGGACTGATCCGTCGCCGGACCGAATCGCTGATGGTCGGGTCGCGTAACCAGGACGGGCTGGTTGCCGGTGTGCTCAAGCAAGTCGCACGAGTCAGCGCGGCACTGGCGGACGCAGGCATGGACGGGGTCCCCGTGCAGGGGATGCTCTGCTTCGTCGGAGCAGACTGGCCGCTCCTCGGTGGCGACTTCGTAATCGATGGAGTTCAGGTCCTGTGGCCGAAGAAGGCAGTCGAGCACCTGCAGAAGACGGGGCCTCTCAACGAGCCGGTAGCGCTGCAGATCCACCGGGCTCTCGCGTCGGCCTTCCCGCCGGCCTGA
- a CDS encoding inorganic diphosphatase encodes MAAYDAVIEIPRGSRNKYEVDHETGRVYLDRVLYTSFVYPTDYGFFENTLGLDGDPVDVLVLLDFPLFPGVGVSVRPVGVFNMTDDGGSDAKVIAVPAGDPRWDHIQDVLDIPEYTRKEIEHFFEHYKDLEPKKWVKTEGWGDAAEANQIVEDGIKKLAAEGH; translated from the coding sequence ATGGCCGCATATGACGCAGTAATCGAAATTCCCCGGGGAAGCCGCAACAAGTACGAGGTCGACCACGAAACCGGACGGGTCTACCTCGACCGTGTGCTCTACACGAGCTTCGTGTACCCGACGGACTACGGGTTCTTCGAGAACACCCTCGGCCTCGACGGCGACCCCGTCGACGTTCTCGTGCTGCTCGACTTCCCGCTGTTCCCCGGCGTCGGCGTCTCCGTGCGTCCGGTCGGTGTTTTCAACATGACGGATGACGGCGGCTCGGACGCCAAGGTCATCGCCGTTCCCGCGGGCGACCCCCGCTGGGACCACATCCAGGACGTCCTCGACATCCCGGAGTACACCCGCAAGGAGATCGAGCACTTCTTCGAGCACTACAAGGACCTCGAACCGAAAAAGTGGGTCAAGACGGAGGGCTGGGGCGACGCCGCCGAAGCCAACCAGATCGTCGAAGACGGCATCAAGAAGCTCGCCGCCGAGGGCCACTGA
- the tilS gene encoding tRNA lysidine(34) synthetase TilS, which translates to MESTRRPRLTPEIADIRRAIRAVLADAGLGSSATAPAAGSEPFVPGTFVPGAVAPGASAPDAETHGLVLVGLSGGPDSLALAAGTAFEAPRAGLRAGAVIVDHALQPGSADVAAEAARQATALGLDPVLVVRITVDHGENHRGSTAVIDTAETYSGPEAAARTGRYAAFARALADTGASHVLLGHTLDDQAETVLLGLGRGSGPVSLHGMLRVSGPYLRPLLGIRRTQTVAACTDAGLTPWTDPHNAEHRFARVRVRETLLPALERELGPGVAEALARTADLLREDAAALDERTAELAGGSFEIVAGGIRVPVGVLAEQPAALRNRLIRLAAARTVLRAAGAGAGTVVIALPRGATLAVGRLVTDWHGQGPLDLPGVRVVRHDGWLVFTGPGLARRAWPTEYAQSKGPSLPHGTPRH; encoded by the coding sequence ATGGAGTCCACGCGCCGCCCGAGACTGACACCGGAGATCGCCGACATCCGCCGGGCTATCCGCGCCGTGCTGGCGGATGCCGGGCTCGGCTCCTCGGCGACCGCGCCGGCTGCCGGGTCCGAACCCTTCGTCCCCGGCACCTTCGTCCCCGGTGCCGTCGCCCCGGGCGCCTCCGCACCAGACGCCGAAACGCACGGCCTCGTCCTCGTCGGCCTCAGCGGCGGCCCGGACTCGCTGGCGCTCGCGGCCGGGACGGCCTTCGAGGCGCCGCGGGCGGGACTCCGCGCCGGGGCCGTGATCGTCGACCACGCCCTGCAGCCCGGGTCTGCGGACGTCGCCGCCGAGGCTGCCCGGCAGGCCACGGCCCTCGGCCTCGACCCCGTGCTCGTCGTGCGCATCACCGTCGACCACGGCGAGAACCACCGGGGGAGTACCGCAGTCATCGACACCGCCGAGACCTACAGCGGCCCGGAGGCCGCCGCCCGCACCGGCCGCTATGCCGCCTTCGCCCGCGCACTCGCCGACACCGGCGCGAGCCACGTACTGCTCGGGCACACGCTCGACGACCAGGCCGAGACCGTGCTGCTCGGCCTCGGCCGTGGCTCCGGCCCGGTCAGCCTGCACGGCATGCTGCGGGTCAGCGGTCCCTACCTCCGCCCCCTGCTCGGCATCCGCCGCACCCAGACCGTCGCCGCCTGCACGGATGCCGGCCTCACCCCCTGGACGGACCCGCACAACGCGGAACACCGGTTCGCCCGCGTCAGGGTACGCGAGACGCTTCTGCCGGCGCTCGAGCGCGAGCTCGGACCCGGTGTCGCCGAGGCACTCGCCCGCACCGCGGACCTGCTGCGGGAAGACGCCGCAGCCCTCGACGAACGCACGGCGGAGCTCGCTGGCGGATCCTTCGAGATCGTCGCAGGCGGCATCCGTGTGCCCGTCGGGGTGCTCGCCGAACAGCCCGCTGCGCTCCGGAACCGGCTGATCCGGCTCGCGGCGGCGCGCACAGTCCTGCGCGCCGCCGGTGCCGGCGCGGGCACCGTCGTGATAGCCCTGCCCCGCGGGGCGACCCTGGCCGTCGGCCGGCTGGTGACCGATTGGCACGGCCAGGGCCCGCTCGACCTGCCAGGCGTTAGAGTTGTACGGCACGATGGCTGGCTCGTCTTCACCGGGCCCGGCCTCGCACGGCGCGCATGGCCAACTGAATACGCACAAAGCAAAGGACCCTCCCTCCCCCATGGAACCCCGCGACATTGA